TGTGTGTTTTTCAAGCTCCACCAAATGCCTCTTTTTAAAGACAAAATGACAACTAGGAGGCGGTTTATTTGGACACTAAGACTGAGTATTTACAAGGACAATAAGAGTGAGTATTTACAAGACACATAGCAACATACATGAGGTATAGAGGAGTAACATTTGACTTTTAATATTAAGAATGGGTATCTATTTTACACATAATTTGTggtatttataataaaaataaaaaattaataagaattttAGCCAAACATAATCTCTTGCGTATtttctttttactattttttcaaataaaacattaaaatttattatttatctaGTCAACCTAATAATGTATGGATCATGTACAATTGTGTAAGGGACGGATGGATGGCCCAAGATTttgaaaaatacaatataattttggaaaatttgagCGTATGACAGATTTTAGAGTTGGttttgaaaaatagtaaaaccaGCTCATAATAAGATTTATGGCAATTCACATGACATGCACATAGCGTGAATTTTCAAATCTCTATCTTACCCCTATTTTATTTGTAGCTTTTGTAGATTTATTATTTTACCCCTATTTTCAAATGACAGGATTCTGTATACATGATGATAATTAGTGATGCGTTAGTCTCCCACCTAAAATTAGCTATCTTCCTTAAAATAACCACCCTTCTTGATTTTCTTCACGTATTTAACgtttcaatatatattttattattaatttagattatgtTTAACCACTTTTCTAATTAATCtcacttgaattaaatatctagatttttctaccaaatttaaaattttaaatatccatatattatcaaatttcattttatctaatcaaatcttaaatttattcaaatgtttgaattgtttttctttattttatacgTATTCTTCGTAAAATAACTAgatatttttccatatttttgaaggtttaaattgttttgtatatgttattagattcaattatacatatttcatatttagtccctattttatttaaatttttatcatattataacattttaacgatttggaaaaaaaatagtcaTCACTATcgtaaaacaattttttgttaTTGACACAAAGTGATTATAGATTTTTGGTTTGTGTTGGTTTTTGATGGCCATGGATGAGAATTCTTATTATTACCCTTATTTTCGAGCTTTTGAGGCGCATATTTCGTCAAATTCATCGTTCCAACAATTTGTGGAATATATCCAAGGTAAGTTTTTTCCCTCGAGTGTGTTAACTATATCTCGTTTGACAATGTATCAGGTTGGTTCAACCAATTCGAATCTTAttaagattggtgaagaatagagATATTTTGTGGTTGATGTCAGTTTTATCAAGAGTCCCCCCGAAATTGATTTATGTTTAGTGATTGACCATGTCTCATTTGTTGCCCCGAACACTGGAAATACACtgtatttgaataattatttaatagaaattgatCATTCTTCCCAATCTCTTGAGGGCAATACTGAAATCGTTGATTTTCAAGATTTTGAATCCTTTCAATTTGGTATTCCCATTAAAATaggttctttatgttgatggtAAAGAAATATTCGACAAGGGTTAAGAGTCAATACTTGTAGAGAATGTCTTTCTATACTCACGTTGATGATGTTTGAGGCTTAATGATTTTAGGGTAACAGAAGTACGCCTTTATTTTCCTTCAATGAAGCTCTTTTTAAAGCACCAGAAGCGCTTTCTTTCTTCCCTGAAAGCTATCTTGAGGGCATTGTAAGCCTTTTGAAATCCTTAATTTGATTTGTTGACAATAGATTTGGTTTAAATGAATGCCTTGTTTAAGGTGCTAATAAGTTATTGTAAGTGTAGATTAGACACTTGTCAGAATGCATTGTTTATCATGATAGCTATTTAGGTAGAGTATATTTGctattttaaaatggttttgaaaCCTTTAATCTTTAGAATTTCGAATGTTATGCCTATAGGCTGTCTTGGGGGCAGTTTTACCATtgctaattattattttctaatattataATTCGTTTTGTTATTTtcacaatttttaaaactttttgatattttttcaatgaaaacttaaattttgctatttgtcAGGTTAGTTCCATAATTTCCCCCCTCCatttcctcttttattttttgtttttcatttttttaattaagtttttttcatttgataatGATTTATGAGCTGAGCTCAACTATACTTATATTGAAAGGCATGTGTAAACCGACGTAATTTGGCTCCATGATTTTACCTTTTATATTGtaattataatatgataaagaggaaaaaataagttttaaaaataatattgattattgaAAACACACCCtaactttgatttttaaatcattcaaaattagaaacaaTTTAGTACCTTGATATCTAATTTTTGTGTTCGTGATAAAAGATTTGggcaaatattttttttttccttaccaTGGGGTCGAAGAGAGAATTTTGTGTGATTGAAATAATCTATGAAACACAGATACAGATAgggctacacgatacggatacgatcgaatacgacgattcgtcaatttctaaaaaactaagatatgaatacgtctaaggatacatcattttttatatattttttaatatatatatttttaaaaaacgaggatactgatactttgaagaacaaaataaaatacaaacactgaaatacaatacaaaaaaaacaacatctaagatgttgaagtacaatagttaataaagtgcaataaaaaAGTGACACATATTGCAaataagaagaataagaagattAGAGAGTGAAGTacgaagataaacgaagaacttttttattgaattgccgaagatatctaaatggtttatatttttgtggACTTTGTgaggactcaaatgtgaagatggagattagatgattctagtctagggtttggtctgttatttattattattatttttttttagttttggacttgagtagtgagctttttaaatatgttgcctagttttagattgggaaagattagatgagttgcttgtcttttttctttaaagaaaaatacacatagaaatagatacgtcaaatcgcgtgtcagatacgtatctagaAAGTATCTAGAAGTATCGGTATTTGATACGGATTCTTTACCTTatgaagtatttgtgcttcataggAAATAGTTTATCACATagtgattttcattttttgtatgGTGGGTCAtagtttttctctaattttaatattttttacataaattattgTGTTTTTCTTATACTCTTTCTATTATTTTTCTACTCATTCCCGCCGTGGTAAtgttaagagtttttttttttttttttcctcaataaGCATGTTGTTTAACTTGTCCCTAACAAACCCAAATAACTTACAAGCTATAATATTATACTAAATTCACCCATACATATTTCAAAGTTTCCTCCCTTTATCCTCTtgctaattaatcaaataatcaAAGATTTAGATACAAATTTGAATTGTTATTCATTCATTACACATGAATTCATCTcaatataaaaagaaagaaaatatgaaaagcTTTTGTTATTACACACTTGGATTACATAATTTAGCATATTAATCAACAATACTATTATTAggcatattaaaaataaaatgaaaagacatattttaaataaaaactaataaatattttgatgtaATTGATGTaatgaaaagaacaaaaaatgcACATTGAAAATGAGGAATATATGGGGATGGAAAATTGCAGAAAGTGTGTGTATATTATTTGGTAGGACAAAATGAGAGAATTTTATGAGAAAGAAATAACTAATAATCATGTGGTTTgtgataataataaataacgGATGACGATGAGGATTTTGAGCCGTAGaagctatatatttttttagccccaaatataataatttcttcttcttataaTTATtcccacatatatatatattatatatttcatgaaaaTGATGCAAAACCCACCACGTGATTTCCTATGTTTTTGTTCTATTCCAAACTCATAAGATACCAAAGACCTCATGATAAGAAAACcctaataaatttaaatcaagaatatttttttttataaaaaccctaattataATTACTAAAATCGTTTGATCTATTCAATTCCATCAAATGATTATATTTGGATTATTTTTTGATCGAAGAtcaaaaagaaaagcaaaactTGTTTTTCACTCCAAATTCGGATACTCTATAGTCAAAATAGTTTCTAATTTTTGTTATAGTTTGATTATAGTTGTTGAGTCCTTCTCTTAATTATAGCAATGACCAATTCGGTTTCAATCTCAATCAGAAAGAAAAGATTTGGATTTactttgtttttcaaaaattgaaaatgagatttatatagtATTACTTAGTAAGTTGGTTCATCATTTCCACTTCAATGTTATGAGTATACAACAACCCTAatgttggttttttttatttagtttactAATCCTTTTAGCATGCAACAGaatgaattgatttttttttcttccaagaaTGGATTAATAGAGAATTATCATAAGGATAATTCACACTCGTTCACACTTAAATTCTTTTTGTAGACGTAAACGATTTGAGTGAAAGGTTTCTTCTTTACTATATTCTTCTTGCAAAGAGATGGTGTTCCTTcaaaaaaataatcttttaaCTAACGATTTAGGAGATATCCTTTGTTGTTATCAAAGATGGGAATGGATTATACTAAGGTTTTTCTATATTGCTTTTTAGTCAACAACTGTGGGGTGGAAGATTGAATCTTTGATTTTTAGGGATGAAACACATGCGAATACCCATGAGTCAAGTTCACTTTGGTaagtttttctatattttatgttAGTTCAACATAAAATTTATGTGCGAGTATCTATAAATTTCTAACCTCTTTAATCGAAACCATGGCTATGTTTGAGAGTGACTTTGTCAtggtaaaaatcattttttctcTTGTCAAAATCACTTTCTTTTAAAATGATGATATTTGAAATGGAATAAAGTTGATTTTAAGAAAATCTGaaatcatttaaattaattttggaagaaTTAGTTTATAGGTGACTTCTATTGAGGTGCTTGATTGGAATCAGTCCAAAAATGAttatctagtttttttttttttttttgtttagataTTGTTGGTTAGTTGTTTATGAGACcagattttttaatttaaattattgattaGAAGATGGGATGCATTATCTATCAAGAAAAAAGtgcttaattaataattaaattaacaaatataTCTTGCTCAAAATATCAACATATCAATCGTGCATAGaaaattttaacaataaaacCAGTTGATAAAAATAGATACTCATCATAACTATTTGATtaaataacttttcaaataGAAAATACTCTATTACGTAATTTGGCTATTTAACAATCACATTTGGAATCAAACATAATAATTcagaatcatttttaaatatacgaaaaacacttttaaaagtttggAATCAAACATAAATgtgattgaataaaatttaatttcaccAAATCTTGTaccttaattttatttttctaaaaacattACTTCAACCATCACTTATataaatttggatgaaaaaaattattcactAATTACTTTTagttcttttaataaaatatatagcaAAAGTACTCCCTTAACAAGATTCAATTATTAACTGAAATAACACATGTTGTGCAATCACTACATATATGGAATTATTCACCtatcttatattatttttatcgttaatataaaaatataatggTTTTCTTaactaataattttataattaattatttttttttgttaaatcatAAATTCCTTCCGTATAATTTGGAGTAAGTTAAGgttcaaactctagaaatattttaatagttagaatttagtttatataactattatatttatgaggttttatcaaatcatgaggactaaattttaattataaatcataaagaCTAAATTTCTAATATTCTACCAACTATATGGACCAAATTTACAATCTAACctaagttaaattacaaatttagacCCTATGTAAgagaaatttagaatttagtctctataattttaaaagttaaattttagtttttatgatttaataaaacttcataaatagtttatatgatttgataaaattctcATAAAAAGTCTCTACCATAAGAACTGTTTATGaaaattctaactttctccaTCCCAACAAATTTTACAATTTAACCTAAAATGTTTTAACATCATTAAAGCAAGCATATCAAGTAATTACTTGTTTATATTTAAACACTGTTTCCTAGACTAATTTAAAAAagagtaaatatcaatttatattcctaaactttggatgttgtatcaatttaaaccctaaactaataattgtatcaattttaatcTTGAACTTTGaggattatatcaatttaaaccacaAACTaacaagtgtatcaatttaaactctccattatattttattatacatttataaaagtttaggatttaaattgatataattattagtttggggtttaaatgaataaaaatctcaaaattcatgatttaaattgatacaatttttcGTTTAAGATTTAGATTGATATAAATCCCAAAGCTTTGGCGaaaataattgatattttttcaaataaattaaatagatgtgaactcaaattaaatactGAAAATAAGACCCTCGATTCCACCACATGTCACCTCCTCAATGATTATGGAGGGGGGATTccattaatatatttcataattcagcatttaaagaaaatattaaatctAATCTCCATTTTActtaaatatttacaaaatcgaggattaatttataataaatttggaAGTCAACCATATAAATAACAGCCCCCTTAGAGAAATTATTTGACAATAATTAATCTGAAAGAGACGCGTAACCTAGGATTAAATAACATAATTATAATTAAGTAGATTAAAGTCATTTAATTTAATCGCTGTGTAATTTAAGTTACTAATACAAACGAAGATACGCCACGTAACCCGTTTCATCACGTGCATTGCAACATGCTTTATTACGTTTgcatgtaattaattaattaaataatgagtATTCCTAATATTTCTCCTTAAATCCACAACTGGAAGCACACTGTATCACTCCCATTCGTGCCGACCATCTTTCCattcaaaattaccattttgtccttGTCTTAAATATTGTACAACCCTAAactttgagaaataaatatttttcttaattgatttcttaattattataagataaaagaaattattGCCGTCAAAATGATGCTAAAAACAAGTATattctaaaaataaacaaatgataAGCAACATATATAAATTGACATTTAGGCAAGGTTTAGTTGTCCGTAATGAAAAAAAGTGTAATcgtaatgaaattttattgataGATCGATCGTAATAGGTAAGAATCGCAAATGTAATTGTTTGTTTCTTATCACGTTCGCTTCAAATTATGAATATGTTACATTTATTGTTACTGTAACAGTAAATGTAGAATATTCATGTTTCTCATACTGTAATAGTACACTAACGATAATAGTGATGATAAGTAATTTCAAAACGCAAACTGATTGATCGTCCTCTGTTCGTCAATcagtttgtattttttttaattataggtTGGGCAGTGGGTTCCATGTGTCAATACAAATACAGAGAACAAAGTAAACGACAAATGTAATTCATTTGGATCTATTTTTTAAGATTACCATTCGTTTATTACTTTTTTCGTGGTGTAAAAACGTGATCTTATTGTATAATTAGTTCACATGTTATAAAGCAAACACGAGCATAATTCTGTTGGTTAAAACATACCATTCCACTAAGAAATTAATGTTCCTCACTCTACAAAGTTACAAACTATGAAGAATATCAAAGCTACATAACTAATGaacttaataaaaaatttgtggacttacaaaaattgatttatatatataatatttgatcaTGGTTGGTGTAATTTATGAACTCATTTAATTGATCTGTGACTTATATTGATATATTGTccaatcaaaattcaatttcaaatagtAACAttttatatgatgcataagGATCCAATAATATTTCATTAAGACACCAAAAATTAGTTGTATTAATTAGAACTGATGCAACAagtgcaaataaaaaaaaaaagaagaataattatatttatgttCCCTAATTTAAGTTGGAGTATTAAttagaaatatattttatttataacgaGACTTTTTTAAGTTGCATCAtttaaattagataatatttacaTGACAAACTAATTTCATTTCCAAGACTTTCTATAATGATAAAAGACTTACTCTTATTGTTCAAACTTGCATTCATTGttgggaaaataaaataaaataataagaattatgATGAAAATTATTTGAAACCAGGTGGTTTAGATGATTTAGAGGGCCGAGAATGGAAGAGTAATTTTGTGCACAAATTTTCAACGACTACCAAGTGAGGCTTGACTAATCAAACATCAATCACTTTCAATAATATACTGCACCGAATGAAAATAAGCCACGTGGGACCTTCATGCCACGGCCATTCCGCCTCTTATATTCATGAACCTCACATTGCTCTCATATTATCTggaataataatagtaataatactTCCATGCATTTTGTAACTATCCACTTATTTTTGTGCATCTTTTTAAATGgttcaattataattttttttttttttaaattttgtttaatctCATGCATCCCTTTTTGCTATACATAAAGAAAATAGGATAATGATTAAGTAGAcaaatttttgttggataattgcGAGGCTAGGCAATGTAAAGGAATACATCCATATCAACAATGTAAGGTTGACAAGTCTCTAACCTATATCAACAATATAAAGATTAGTGCATCTTCAGATGCAAAATGCACATAAATATTGCTCTTCTCTAGGGGCTCGATTTTTTGATTCTTGAAattgtttatagtttaaaactGGAAACTTCTTCTATTATAAGGTTAGGGTAGAGATCAAACTTTTAACCTTTAACTTTTTACAAAGAAAACCATATTAAATACGGTTGGTTTAAAGGTGACTTACTTTTgacttcaatatatatatttttttcattgtatTCAATATCATCATTTAAtaatattgttttaaaattcCATACACACGCTCACACCCTTCCTTGGTCCTAACGACTCTCCAACCGCCCACGTTTCTCTTCACTCTACATAATTCCCTTCTTCTCCTCCATCTTCTTCACATCCCCCCTCTTCTCTCTGTTTCTCTTTCTCATCAATGTTCTCTCCACCAATGTCAGACCACCACCAACTCTCCCACGCGCCGTCGCATCTCCCTCCTCCTCCTCCGCCGCCATTCCCCTCCCATCTCGAACGCAAATGGAAACCCCATCTCGAAACACCCCCAAATTGCCCCCGCTGCGCCTCCCCCAACACCAAATTCTGTTATTACAACAACTACAGCCTCTCCCAACCCAGATACTTCTGTAAATCCTGCCGCCGCTACTGGACCAAAGGTGGCTCCCTCCGCAACGTCCCCGTCGGTGGTGGCTGCCGCAAGACCCGCCGTACCAAGTCCTCAAGATCCTCCGCCCTCTCCCGTCCTACAAAACCCGACGCTTCTACCCAAATCACCGATTCCTCCTCCAATGCCTCCGATATCGATCTCGCCGCTGTTTTCGCCCGATTTTTGAATAGTCCTCCCAGTAGTGAGCCCCAGACGTTGACCAGCTCGCCGGAATCTGTTGACCCATTGGAGAATTCCGAGATCTTCTTCGAAGGTCTCTCAGATTTGCTATTCGATGAAGAAAATCAAGCGCAAGAAGAAAAACAGGGGATCCCGGGAAATTACGAGAATCTTCCATTTGGGTTAGAAACAGAATTGGGTATTGATGAAGAACTATGGCCATCACATCAAATACAAGAACAACTTCAAGAATTGGACTCGTTTTCTTACAATTACAATGCGAATTATTTGCGGGTCTCGGATCAGTTCTGTCAAGTGGGGGATAATTGGAGCTCATTCGACTTTGCAGCCGTAAATAATGTCGAATATTTCTAAATATATCATTACatttatatacatttttcatattcTTCTGTGAAAGAGATATATATAGTCTATACTAAGAAATTTCCATGGTAGAAATTACATGGGATTCGAAACTGTTACATtgaaaactatatgataaaataaaaacttagtGTAAGAGAAGAGCTAATTGTGATTTATGGCAATGGCTCATCAAATAcgaattttcattaaattttgaagATCCTCTTGTTGTGTATTATTTAGTCGAAGATCCTGCAACtataaaagggaaagaaaaagtcaaagtttgaattCACAAGAAATCTGAGAAGTGAAaaggattttttattttaacacaCACAGCTTAGCGAAGACGACGAGTgggaaaaaagaaagattagtattttatttatatataaatccTTTGTGAGACTATGCCTAATTTATactgatttatttatttattattttttcgctaaaaaatttatttcaatCTTTGGGAACAACTTTTTTAGCGGCTCAATTTCATGGCTCTAACAATTAACATTAATTACAAGCCAGATGTGAAAGTTCAATTAGTTGTAGGgggaaattcaatttttacttTATGCCGTAAACCTTGCTGATTCATTCACTAATTTTTTTAACCTAAAGTAATGTACCTATGTTTTTGCAAAATTTAGAGTAAAATTTACCATACTCTTTTAAGTTTGAAGTTAATTAAATTTGCGACAATTTTATCCACGAAGAATCCGATTTCACAAATTTCCCGTAGAGAATCCCTACTTCGATCCCCGtccttattttttaaacatctctaaTTGTAACATGAACTTAAGTTTGAGGTTTATGCGAAGAACTTGAAATTTAGagtaaaaattgatataaaaatattttttttaaaaaaaaattcccttAGTTTTTATGTATTAGTgaccgtttggggcaccaaatatGGTAATGGTGTGTAACACcgtttataaactataattagtatagtaaatgttattttaaaactctttttactataatatttactatttttctctcataatatattttctaatttgctacagtgtttactatttctcaaaaaaaaaaaaaaaaaattagttttagtGCTAATAATGGTTATAATCAACTGACTCTCATAACCCACTAATTATAATAACCAAATCAGTGGCTCAAACGCTTCCTCAATGTTTCAAGTAATTTAACTCATTTATCTCTTTCATTGTTGTCATCATCtagaataaattaatttttacccTTTTGCCCTTCACATATGTCTTGAACTCTTATTGATTGTTTGGTTGGAGGGAAAAAAGGGTGGGAATGGGAATAGGCTTACAAAGCCTATGTTTGGTTGGTGtactttgtttatttatcttggaAAAAATAATTCCGAGACATCTTTTAGCCATACAAGTAAAAGAATTACATACCAATTGAGAAGTGTGGGTTTtcacttcttcttcctctttctatCACCATTTTCCTTCATTCCAGCAATTTAATGTTACCGCCATCTCTCTGGTTCAGTATTGCTGCTGTCATCTCTCTTCCTCTCGTTTCGCTGGCACTTCCCTCCTACTGTATTGAACTGATTTTCTGCTCCCGTATTGATACTTACATTCTTTCAATCTCCATTTATGTCTTTTTTCtcattcaaaaatcaaattaggaTCTATCTAATGAAATAAGCGAAAACTTGTTTTCATTATTTGtttttctatcttttaacaACAATAGTAGAATAGCCAcgtttgttaatttgtttttcttgcagTTTGGTAGTGCACTCAACatgtttgttaatttgtttctTTGACAATGTCCATGATATTACATATCCTTCaccatttatattgaataaagaGTTCAATATATTTAGAAAACACTAAGAACTTCTCACCCCAACTAGAGAGAGATAAAACCATATCACCCTTTGATGATTCTCACCACTTTCTCTGTTCCAAATGTGGGAATTTTTTCTGAAACTCAGTCATTAAAGCCAAATTCTCTTGATCAAGGATATTGGCATTctcttttaattgtttttttcaattatattgttCTAATAtcattctcttatttttttcattatcttcaattaggaaaaaaaaaaaaaaaacccataaacAAAAGTCTCCAAAAACCTATAAAAGGTGAAATGGGGTTGTGTAAGAAAGAAACCTTGTGAGTCTCAGAACTTTAAGTTTGGATCTTTTTAAACTTCTCCTGTTTTTGGAACCCTGAATTGTATGAAACAAAACACTCTGTGTTGCGTTGATGCACATGTTACTTCTATGACAGCTTCTTAACTTTTGCCTTTATTTCTAGTAGAATATTGTATGGAAGTTGCAGGGGGAATCAAGGGAGTTTCTATCATGTATGtgtttatttgtttaataaGTGTCTTGATTttctatttgaatttttttaattttcaattttgtgtttaatagattCTTGAACTCTAAAAACTATTAAATGGAGTATCAAACAACTCAACTTCAATAGTAAATTGAGTTTTTTCGTGAATTGCGTTCTGATTTTGTTTCTGAACACTTCCACCTAATATACTTCAGGATGATCCAAAATTGCTATCCTTCACTACAAAAATCAAATAGGGTGAATTATTGTCTCTCTGAATCATCACCATCACCCAATTAATTCAATCTTCAAGTCAAAACTTTGAATCCACACACTTTCTTTTTATTGACATAAAAATGCCCATGTCTCTTAAtttctaaataatatatatgacaTATCCATATCCATCCATATCCTTTCTTCTTCCTAAGCAAGAGAGTGACTATAGGATTTTGGCAACCATGAATTGCCTTTGTAGTTTTATCA
This genomic window from Benincasa hispida cultivar B227 chromosome 4, ASM972705v1, whole genome shotgun sequence contains:
- the LOC120076407 gene encoding dof zinc finger protein DOF1.2-like, with protein sequence MFSPPMSDHHQLSHAPSHLPPPPPPPFPSHLERKWKPHLETPPNCPRCASPNTKFCYYNNYSLSQPRYFCKSCRRYWTKGGSLRNVPVGGGCRKTRRTKSSRSSALSRPTKPDASTQITDSSSNASDIDLAAVFARFLNSPPSSEPQTLTSSPESVDPLENSEIFFEGLSDLLFDEENQAQEEKQGIPGNYENLPFGLETELGIDEELWPSHQIQEQLQELDSFSYNYNANYLRVSDQFCQVGDNWSSFDFAAVNNVEYF